In the genome of Drosophila yakuba strain Tai18E2 chromosome 3R, Prin_Dyak_Tai18E2_2.1, whole genome shotgun sequence, one region contains:
- the LOC6538179 gene encoding peptidyl-prolyl cis-trans isomerase G: MTVNKRDAGATRPRCFFDISLGGLGVGRIVFELYSDVAPKTAENFRALCTGEKGVGQVTGKKLQYKGVIFHRVVKDFMVQAGDFSAGNGTGGESIYGGTFEDESFDKKHDRPFLLSMANRGKNTNGSQFFITTQPAPHLDNIHVVFGQVISGQELVRQLEDLPVDRNSRPLQDAAIANCGELVRQTKAKKEKKRKRRSTATDDSQSEESEAEAKAERKDKKKKRSRKETKSSDSEDDEARRGNGKHDQNPQDDDEDREEGELHPLVTITKIDPNEIPEVSNKFLMRAERSKSRDREDRGARGQERDRGRDQERERNRNHFGWSKKQAPPTSRSGRIVKGRGVFRFRTPSRSRSRSTTPPHWKHAQKRTIKLSDLERIEEESKMREEEVKRREHERKRRHEEATKNPKQSFFELSHASTYGGKVTPDRFSPEHKTKSKDTGERGKAKEREKASEKDKAKEVTPVKRRKSMDMNALDYEQQTESEAESEDEEQLKVKPPTKQDIKVESSTSRDRNAKRDERKPDEKAKPKRSRSRSPRRQSPPRRQQRSPARRPGQNINQSNQNQFNRGNRRNPFADRDRRRRSRSQDNEYRNRFPLSPIRGRGSPSGDRRRQQRSRSQNRRQDSPGQRRQMSPGRKRQDSPGRKRPNSTERKRRDSLERKRDDSNDRKRESSANWKREDSPGRKRKDSANRKREDSQDKKIQDSHKQEDAAGKKRGDSPSKKRKDSDKKRQDSPVKRQESPGKRRHDSQEKKRQDSPGRKQDSPGKKRAESADKKQQDSVAKRHESPGRRRKDSPERKRRDSPDRRRKDSPARRRQESSGRRRQDSDGRRRRESSGNRRSRSRGRRHSSSRSRSPSTSRSRRRRSRSPLPKLTSALPMSEEREKAAREKMQKRAEAALLMKEHMRNEIAKEEERRLEKQRQDDMEKERTTRELNELERLKAETLRKLQDEERVDSVGQEAAAATGSEAKTDATSTSASASASASTRSKRESSTEDRHRDKKRKHKKSKKSSARSDSD; this comes from the exons ATGACGGTAAACAAGCGCGACGCAGGTGCCACGCGACCGCGATGCTTCTTCGACATTTCCCTTGGCGGACTGGGCGTGGGCCGCATTGTTTTCGAGCTCTACAGCGATGTGGCGCCCAAGACGGCGGAGAATTTCCGCGCACTCTGCACGGGCGAAAAGGGAGTCGGCCAGGTCACCGGCAAGAAGCTGCAGTACAAGGGCGTGATATTCCACCGGGTGGTCAAGGACTTCATGGTCCAGGCGGGCGACTTCTCCGCGGGCAACGGCACCGGCGGCGAGTCCATCTACGGCGGGACATTCGAGG ATGAGAGCTTCGACAAGAAGCACGATCGTCCCTTCCTGCTGTCGATGGCCAACCGGGGCAAGAACACCAATGGCTCGCAGTTCTTTAT TACAACACAGCCTGCGCCACATTTGGACAA TATCCATGTTGTATTCGGCCAAGTTATATCGGGTCAGGAGTTGGTGCGACAATTGGAGGATTTGCCCGTCGATCGGAACTCTCGCCCGCTGCAGGATGCAGCCATTGCCAACTGTGGCGAACTAGTTAGGCAGACAAAGG CCAAAAAGGAGAAGAAGCGAAAGAGGCGCTCCACGGCCACTGATGACTCACAGAGCGAGGAAAGTGAGGCTGAGGCTAAAGCCGAGCGCAAGGACAAGAAGAAAAAACGCAGCCGCAAAGAGACAAAGTCCAGCGATAGCGAAGA CGATGAAGCAAGACGTGGCAACGGAAAGCATGACCAGAATCCGCAGGATGATGACGAGGATCGCGAGGAAGGCGAGCTGCATCCGTTGGTCACAATTACAAAGATAGATCCTAACGAGATACCAGAG GTATCAAACAAATTCCTAATGCGCGCAGAGCGATCAAAGTCGCGAGATCGTGAGGACCGTGGAGCTCGTGGACAGGAACGCGATCGAGGCAGGGATCAGGAGAGAGAGCGCAATCGTAACCACTTCGGTTGGTCAAAGAAACAGGCACCGCCCACATCGCGCAGCGGTCGCATTGTCAAAGGTCGTGGAGTGTTT CGCTTTCGCACCCCGTCGCGTAGTCGTTCGCGAAGCACTACGCCACCTCACTGGAAACACGCCCAAAAGCGCACCATCAAGTTGTCCGACTTGGAGCGCATTGAGGAGGAGAGCAAGATGCGCGAGGAGGAGGTGAAGCGTCGCGAGCACGAGAGAAAGCGTCGCCACGAGGAGGCCACAAAGAATCCCAAGCAGTCGTTCTTCGAGCTATCCCATGCCAGCACGTACGGTGGTAAAGTAACTCCGGATAGGTTCTCTCCAGAGCACAAAACCAAGTCAAAGGACACCGGCGAGCGCGGTAAAGCCAAGGAGAGAGAAAAAGCCAGCGAGAAGGATAAAGCGAAGGAAGTGACTCCCGTCAAGCGCCGCAAGTCGATGGACATGAACGCCTTGGACTACGAGCAGCAAACAGAAAGCGAAGCCGAGTCCGAAGACGAGGAACAGTTAAAGGTGAAACCACCAACCAAACAGGATATCAAAGTAGAGTCATCGACCAGCAGGGATCGCAACGCTAAACGCGATGAGCGCAAGCCCGATGAGAAAGCCAAACCAAAGCGCAGTCGCTCCCGGAGCCCTCGTCGCCAGTCGCCTCCACGTCGTCAGCAACGTTCGCCCGCCCGACGTCCTGGTCAAAACATTAACCAATCCAATCAAAATCAGTTTAATCGTGGCAATCGCCGTAATCCGTTCGCGGACAGGGATCGCCGCCGTCGCTCACGCTCTCAGGATAATGAGTACCGCAATCGTTTCCCCCTCTCGCCAATCAGAGGACGAGGCTCGCCCAGTGGAGACCGCCGGCGTCAGCAGCGCTCCCGCAGTCAGAACCGTAGGCAAGATTCGCCCGGCCAGAGGCGTCAGATGTCGCCGGGCAGAAAACGTCAGGATTCGCCGGGTAGAAAGCGTCCGAACTCAACGGAAAGGAAGCGAAGAGACTCGCTTGAAAGAAAACGAGACGATTCGAACGACCGGAAGCGAGAGTCATCTGCGAACTGGAAGCGTGAGGATTCACCTGGAAGGAAGCGCAAGGACTCTGCCAACAGGAAAAGGGAGGATTCCCAAGATAAGAAAATACAGGACAGCCACAAGCAGGAAGATGCTGCGGGAAAGAAACGGGGGGATAGCCCGAGCAAAAAGCGAAAGGATTCCGACAAGAAGCGTCAGGACTCTCCTGTGAAAAGACAAGAATCGCCTGGCAAAAGGCGTCACGACTCGCAAGAGAAAAAGCGGCAAGATTCGCCAGGCAGAAAACAGGATTCTCCTGGCAAAAAACGAGCGGAGTCCGCCGACAAAAAGCAACAAGACTCGGTTGCCAAAAGACACGAGTCACCAGGCCGAAGGCGTAAGGACTCGCCGGAAAGAAAACGCAGGGACTCGCCTGACAGAAGGCGCAAGGATTCACCGGCCAGAAGACGCCAGGAATCCTCCGGCAGAAGGCGTCAGGACTCCGATGGCAGAAGACGTCGCGAATCGTCCGGCAACAGACGCAGTCGCAGCCGCGGACGCCGGCACAGCTCGTCGCGCAGTCGCAGTCCCTCAACTAGTCGCtcccgccgccgccgctcGCGCAGTCCGCTGCCCAAGCTCACCTCCGCGCTGCCCATGAGCGAGGAACGCGAGAAGGCGGCCCGCGAGAAGATGCAGAAGCGTGCGGAGGCCGCGCTGCTGATGAAGGAGCACATGCGCAACGAGATCGCCAAGGAGGAGGAACGGCGCCTGGAGAAGCAGCGCCAGGACGACATGGAGAAGGAGCGCACCACCCGCGAGCTCAACGAACTGGAGCGCCTCAAGGCCGAGACGCTCAGGAAGCTGCAGGACGAGGAACGTGTGGATTCTGTCGGCCAGGAAGCGGCTGCTGCCACCGGAAGTGAGGCGAAAACAGATGCCACCAGCACTAGCGCCAGCGCCAGCGCCAGCGCCAGCACCAGGAGCAAACGCGAGTCCAGCACGGAGGATCGGCATCGCGACAAGAAGCGCAAGCACAAGAAGTCCAAGAAGTCCTCGGCGCGATCCGATTCCGattaa
- the LOC6538180 gene encoding glutamine--fructose-6-phosphate aminotransferase [isomerizing] 2, which yields MCGIFAYLNYLTPKSRQEVLDLLLQGLKRLEYRGYDSTGIAIDALNSGEAQAILLVKRTGKVKVLEDAVAEVCLGQDYSLPIDTHIGIAHTRWATHGVPSELNSHPQRSDEENSFVVVHNGIITNYKDVKTLLEKRGYVFESDTDTEVIAKLVHHLWQQHPGYTFGELVEQAIQQLEGAFAIAFKSRYFPGECVASRRGSPLLVGIKAKTKLATDHIPILYAKAHRPHGQPQQQAFQVLPPGDCSAEFQPLERKEVEYFFASDASAVIEHTNRVIYLEDDDVAAVKSDGTLSIHRLNKSSDDPHAREIITLKMEIQQIMKGNYDYFMLKEIFEQPESVVNTMRGRMRFDTKTVVLGGIKEYIPEIKRCRRLMLIACGTSYHSAVATRQLLEELTELPVMVELASDFLDRNTPIFRDDVCFFISQSGETADTLMALRYCKQRGALIVGVTNTVGSSICRESHCGVHINAGPEIGVASTKAYTSQFISLVMFALVMSEDRLSLQQRRLEIINGLSQLDEHIRTVLNLNSQVQQLAKELYQHKSLLIMGRGFNFATCLEGALKVKELTYMHSEGILAGELKHGPLALVDDEMPVLMIVLRDPVYTKCMNALQQVTSRKGRPILICEEGDNETMSFSTRSLQIPRTVDCLQGVLTVIPLQLLSYHIAVLRGCDVDCPRNLAKSVTVE from the exons ATGTGTGGCATATTCGCGTACCTAAATTACTTGACGCCCAAGTCGCGTCAGGAGGTCCTCGATCTCCTGCTGCAGGGACTGAAGCGATTGGAGTACCGTGGCTACGACTCCACGGGCATAGCCATCGATGCGCTGAATTCTGGCGAGGCACAGGCCATTCTGCTGGTGAAACGCACGGGGAAGGTGAAGGTCCTGGAGGATGCGGTGGCGGAGGTTTGCCTGGGCCAGGACTACTCCCTGCCCATCGACACCCACATAGGCATAGCACATACGCGTTGGGCCACCCACGGTGTGCCCTCCGAGCTCAACTCACATCCGCAGCGATCCGATGAGGAGAACAGCTTTGTGGTGGTGCACAACGGCATCATTACCAACTACAAGGACGTGAAGACCCTGCTGGAGAAGCGCGGCTATGTGTTCGAGtcggacacggacacggaggTGATTGCTAAGCTGGTGCACCACCTGTGGCAGCAGCATCCTGGCTACACCTTCGGCGAGCTCGTGGAGCAGGCCATTCAGCAGCTGGAGGGCGCCTTTGCCATCGCCTTCAAGTCGAGGTACTTCCCGGGGGAGTGCGTGGCCTCCAGGCGGGGATCGCCGCTCTTGGTGGGCATCAAGGCCAAGACCAAGCTGGCCACCGATCACATACCCATCCTGTACGCCAAGGCCCATCGCCCACATGgtcagccgcagcagcaggccTTTCAAGTATTGCCGCCCGGCGATTGCAGTGCCGAGTTTCAGCCGCTGGAGCGCAAGGAAGTCGAGTACTTCTTCGCCTCCGACGCCTCAGCCGTTATAGAGCACACGAATCGGGTGATTTACCTGGAAGATGACGATGTGGCTGCCGTCAAGAGCGATGGCACCCTCAGCATTCATCGCCTAAACAAATCCTCGGATGATCCGCACGCCCGCGAGATCATCACGCTGAAGATGGAGATCCAGCAGATCATGAAGGGCAACTACGACTATTTCATGCTGAAGGAGATCTTCGAGCAGCCGGAATCAGTGGTCAACACCATGCGCGGCAGGATGAGGTTCGATACGAAGACCGTGGTTCTGGGCGGCATCAAGGAGTACATACCAGAGATCAAGCGCTGTCGCCGCCTAATGCTGATTGCGTGCGGCACATCCTACCACAGTGCAGTGGCCACAAGGCAGCTGCTGGAGGAACTGACCGAACTGCCCGTAATGGTGGAACTGGCATCTGATTTTCTGGACAGAAATACGCCCATTTTCAGGGACGACGTGTGCTTCTTTATCTCCCAGTCGGGTGAGACAGCGGACACCCTGATGGCGCTCAGGTATTGCAAGCAGCGAGGAGCCCTCATCGTGGGAGTTACCAACACGGTGGGCAGCAGCATCTGCCGCGAGTCGCACTGCGGCGTCCACATCAACGCTGGACCCGAGATCGGAGTGGCCTCCACAAAGGCCTACACCTCGCAGTTCATTTCGCTGGTCATGTTCGCGTTGGTCATGTCGGAGGATCGTCTCTCCCTGCAACAGCGCCGCTTGGAGATCATCAATGGCCTGTCCCAGCTGGACGAGCATATTAGGACTGTCCTGAACCTGAACTCGCAGGTGCAGCAGCTTGCCAAGGAGTTGTACCAGCACAAGTCGCTGCTCATCATGGGCAGAGGCTTCAATTTCGCCACCTGCTTGGAGGGAGCACTG AAAGTGAAGGAGCTGACGTACATGCACAGCGAGGGAATCCTGGCTGGCGAACTGAAACACGGACCACTGGCCCTGGTGGACGACGAGATGCCCGTGCTGATGATCGTGCTGCGGGATCCGGTGTACACCAAGTGCATGAATGCCCTGCAGCAGGTGACATCTCGCAAGGGCAGACCGATCCTGATCTGCGAGGAGGGCGACAACGAGACCATGTCCTTCTCCACGCGTTCGCTGCAGATTCCCAGGACCGTGGACTGTCTGCAGGGTGTGCTCACAGTGATTCCGCTCCAGCTGCTGTCCTACCACATCGCCGTGCTTCGCGGATGCGACGTGGACTGCCCCAGGAACCTGGCCAAGTCAGTGACCGTGGAGTAG